In Pseudoroseomonas cervicalis, the DNA window CCGAGGCCGACCGCGACGATTTCGCCGCGATGAACGCCGATCCGCGCGTCATGCGATACTTCCCCGCCGCGTTGGACCGCGCGGAGTCGGATGCCTTCATGGACCGGATCACCGCGCATCTGGCGCAGCATGGCTATGGCTTCTGGGCGCTGCAGCGGCATGGGCAGCAGGGGCTGGTGGGCATGTGCGGCCTGGCCCGCATCCCCTGGGACATCCCCTGGGAGGCGCCCTCCGACCCGCCGGTCGAGATCGGCTGGCGGCTGCGCCCGGAATTCCAGGGCCAGGGCTATGCCGAGGAGGCGGCGCGCATCGCCCTCGCCCATGGTTTCGGCCCGCTGGAACTGCCCGAAATCGTCGCCTTCACCCTGCCGGACAATCTGCGCTCCTGGGGGCTGATGGAGCGCCTCGGCATGCGCCGCGCCGGCGGCTTCGCGCATCCGCGGCTGCCGCAGGGCCATCCGATGCGCCGCCAGCTGCTCTACCGGCTGACCCGGCGCGACTGGATCGACAGCCGCTT includes these proteins:
- a CDS encoding GNAT family N-acetyltransferase, with translation MPDPVTLNGPRLTLRPYTEADRDDFAAMNADPRVMRYFPAALDRAESDAFMDRITAHLAQHGYGFWALQRHGQQGLVGMCGLARIPWDIPWEAPSDPPVEIGWRLRPEFQGQGYAEEAARIALAHGFGPLELPEIVAFTLPDNLRSWGLMERLGMRRAGGFAHPRLPQGHPMRRQLLYRLTRRDWIDSRFGE